From Onychostoma macrolepis isolate SWU-2019 chromosome 19, ASM1243209v1, whole genome shotgun sequence, a single genomic window includes:
- the neu1 gene encoding sialidase-1, with protein sequence MNQTLLRILLLSVLCSFAQNETINPAIIDEQLLWVGGEAGEVHTYRIPLLTFTTQGSLLAFAEARKLSFKDIGAKFIALRRSTDRGATWSPTSFIVDDGSLADGLNLGSVVVDEETGAVILIYSLCFHRYHCKPSDTMMVQSLDDGFTWSAPRNLNPQLGLMSFVPGPGFGIQKRHPPAVGRLVVCGHGSIAGDGVFCILSDDHGNTWRYGAELKSIPYNQRKNNLDFEPDECQPVELDDGSIVINVRNNKNYHCRCRMVVRSLDGGESLPVEQLVFDHTLEDPAVAAGALEKEGVLYFTNPANTNSRVNLTLRWSLNRGKSWVKDTLKIWAGPSGYSCMTSLKGNETVDHKYIYAIYEKGQKDYFESISFVKIDLYSNQ encoded by the exons ATGAATCAGACTCTTCTGCGGATTTTGCTTCTTTCGGTGTTGTGTTCATTTGCGCAAAATGAAACG ATCAATCCAGCTATCATTGATGAGCAGCTGCTCTGGGTCGGTGGTGAAGCTGGAGAAGTTCACACCTACAGAATTCCCCTGCTCACCTTCACTACTCAGGGAAGTCTTCTGGCTTTTGCAGAGGCCCGGAAGCTGTCGTTCAAGGACATCGGAGCCAAGTTCATCGCTTTAAGACGCTCCACAGACAGAG GAGCCACCTGGTCTCCCACTTCATTTATAGTGGATGATGGTTCTCTAGCAGATGGGTTGAATCTAGGTTCGGTTGTTGTGGATGAAGAGACTGGTGCTGTGATACTCATCTACTCATTGTGTTTCCACCGTTACCACTGCAAGCCCTCCGACACAATGATGGTGCAGAGTCTGGATGACGGGTTCACCTGGAGCGCCCCACGAAACCTTAACCCTCAACTGGGGCTCATGAGTTTTGTTCCTGGACCTGGCTTTGGTATACAG AAACGCCATCCGCCTGCTGTTGGGCGTCTGGTGGTGTGTGGCCACGGCAGCATCGCTGGAGACGGAGTGTTTTGTATCCTGAGTGACGATCATGGAAACACATGGAGATATGGAGCTGAACTGAAGAGCATTCCCTACAACCAGCGCAAAAACAACCTTGACTTTGAACCAGATGAGTGTCAG ccagtggagctggatgacgGCAGCATCGTGATTAATGTGCGCAACAATAAAAACTACCACTGCCGCTGTCGTATGGTCGTACGCAGTCTGGATGGAGGAGAGTCTCTGCCGGTGGAGCAGCTGGTGTTTGATCACACACTGGAGGATCCTGCGGTCGCAGCTGGAGCTTTAGAGAAGGAAGGAGTGCTTTACTTCACCAACCCAGCCAACACTAACAGCA GAGTGAACCTCACCCTTCGCTGGTCTCTGAATCGCGGTAAATCATGGGTGAAAGATACTCTGAAGATCTGGGCTGGACCAAGTGGATACTCATGTATGACGTCACTTAAAGGCAATGAAACTGTGGATCATAAGTACATCTATGCCATCTATGAGAAAGGCCAAAAGGATTATTTTGAATCCATCTCCTTTGTGAAAATCGACCTGTACAGCAACCAATGA
- the LOC131526200 gene encoding sialidase-1-like: MDFIRQTGVLLVIAVLSGARADEPQIDPLIYEEQLLWVGGGAGQVSTYRIPLLTFTTRGSLLAFSEARKMSSGDIGAKFIALRRSTDKGATWSPTSFIVDDGSLVDGLNLGSVVVDEETGAVILIYSLCFHRYHCDPSSTMMVQSLDEGFTWSTPRNLSVELGVKSFAPGPGFGIQKRYAPNVGRLVVCGHGSIAGDGVFCILSDDHGKSWRYGAALKSIPYNQPKQDLDFNPDECQPVELEDGSIVINVRNQNNYHCRCRIIVRSLDGGETLPVEELVFDKTLIDPAVAAGALQKQGVMYFTNPSSTQHRVNLTLRWSFTDGKSWEKEAVQIWAGPSGYSSMTSLKEDSPEDSKYIFVIYEKGHKDYYETVSFVKIHLYGGK, translated from the exons ATGGATTTTATTCGACAGACTGGAGTTCTGCTTGTAATTGCGGTGCTCTCCGGCGCGCGTGCAGACGAGCCTCAG ATTGACCCGCTGATATACGAGGAGCAGTTGCTATGGGTCGGCGGTGGAGCGGGTCAGGTCAGCACTTACAGGATCCCTCTGCTAACCTTCACGACGCGTGGAAGTCTGCTGGCGTTCTCTGAGGCCAGGAAAATGTCTTCCGGTGACATCGGTGCAAAGTTCATCGCACTGAGACGCTCCACAGACAAAG GAGCCACCTGGTCTCCCACCTCATTCATAGTGGATGATGGTTCTCTAGTAGATGGGTTGAATCTAGGTTCGGTTGTTGTGGATGAAGAGACTGGTGCTGTGATACTCATCTACTCATTGTGTTTCCACCGTTACCACTGCGACCCCTCCAGCACAATGATGGTGCAGAGTCTGGATGAAGGGTTCACCTGGAGCACCCCACGAAACCTCTCCGTTGAGCTGGGGGTGAAGAGCTTTGCTCCAGGGCCTGGCTTTGGCATACAG AAAAGGTATGCTCCCAATGTGGGCCGTCTGGTGGTGTGTGGCCATGGATCCATTGCTGGTGATGGGGTCTTCTGCATCCTGAGTGATGATCATGGTAAATCCTGGAGATATGGAGCTGCCCTGAAGAGCATCCCTTACAACCAGCCTAAACAAGACCTGGACTTCAACCCAGATGAGTGTCAG CCAGTGGAACTAGAGGACGGAAGTATAGTCATCAATGTGCGCAACCAGAACAACTACCACTGCCGCTGTCGAATAATAGTGCGGAGTTTGGACGGAGGTGAGACTCTTCCTGTGGAGGAGCTGGTGTTTGACAAGACACTGATCGACCCCGCCGTCGCAGCCGGAGCACTACAGAAACAAGGAGTGATGTACTTCACCAACCCCTCCAGCACTCAGCACC GGGTCAATCTAACTCTTCGCTGGTCCTTCACTGATGGGAAGTCATGGGAAAAGGAGGCAGTCCAGATCTGGGCGGGGCCAAGCGGTTATTCGTCTATGACATCACTCAAGGAAGATTCTCCTGAGGACAGCAAATACATCTTTGTCATTTACGAAAAGGGCCATAAAGATTACTATGAGACAGTCTCTTTTGTCAAAATCCATCTATACGGAGGGAAATAA
- the tmem268 gene encoding transmembrane protein 268 has product MEERERQCNGEERCDVESPTGQSVTAGEPGTASTWRNGQCVVSVSTSTWFTPTFDFSHCRTLLETKGFQIPAEDFEGPLRLALDHPSVRRYLLFNSNIFNVIMAPVLYVVLWCAVYSTIHMYLDGSTAEFWVLCLCVSLVSVILTATINLIFHYSNKEINMNTDVRLVGVNEHMVRHKLLLGVADWVQKCRGKLQLFCMYWDLSPCLISLTEALDDMSFVRDQVQNKLKKRMSHLVLVTEVTTLDPEVVLQDEELPEEEQPLLLEGRERSTSTSQREDSKLTKNFSLMPDTTLSNQAIAQQLLMTYSALYVRLLVSNKLPAPPQRPSGAAKNHSTSCLCLCEYVELKVLR; this is encoded by the exons ATGGAGGAGAGGGAGCGGCAGTGTAATGGAGAGGAAAGATGTGATGTTGAATCCCCCACAGGACAGTCAGTCACTGCAGGAGAACCAGGCACAGCGTCCACATGGAGGAATG GTCAGTGTGTGGTGTCTGTGTCCACATCCACATGGTTCACTCCCACGTTTGACTTCTCACACTGCAGGACTCTTCTGGAAACCAAAGGCTTCCAG ATTCCAGCAGAAGACTTTGAGGGTCCACTTCGTTTAGCGCTGGACCACCCGTCCGTCAGAAGATACCTGCTTTTCAactcaaacatttttaatgtcatcATGGCACCC GTCTTGTATGTGGTGCTGTGGTGCGCTGTGTACTCGACCATTCACATGTACCTCGATGGCAGCACAGCGGAGTTCTGGGtgctctgtctgtgtgtcagtCTGGTTTCCGTGATCCTCACCGCCACCATCAACCTCATCTTTCACTACAGCAACAAAGAG ATCAACATGAACACAGATGTGCGGTTGGTGGGGGTTAATGAGCACATGGTCAGACACAAGCTGCTTTTGGGAGTGGCTGACTGGGTCCAGAAATGCAGAGGAAAACTGCAG CTCTTCTGTATGTACTGGGACTTGTCCCCATGTCTGATTTCTCTGACTGAAGCGCTGGACGACATGAGTTTTGTCAGAGATCAAGTACAG AACAAACTCAAGAAAAGAATGTCCCACCTAGTTCTAGTGACCGAGGTCACGACCCTGGATCCCGAGGTTGTATTACAGGACGAGGAGCTTCCAGAAGAAGAGCAGCCGCTGCTGCTGGAGGGACGAGAGCGAAGCACATCAACTAGTCAACGGGAAGACTCGAAACTCACCAAAAACTTCAGCTTGATGCCTGACACCACTCTCTCAAATCAG GCGATTGCACAGCAGCTCCTCATGACCTACAGTGCACTTTATGTCAGACTGCTGGTATCAAACAAGCTTCCTGCTCCTCCCCAGCGGCCTTCAGGTGCAGCGAAAAATCATTCCActtcctgtctgtgtctgtgtgagtaTGTGGAGCTGAAGGTCCTGCGGTAG